One window of Gloeothece citriformis PCC 7424 genomic DNA carries:
- a CDS encoding glycosyltransferase family 2 protein, giving the protein MKKFSVIIPAYNVEKYIAKTIQSVLEQTYQNFELLIVNDGSLDRTLEICQQFTDSRLKIISQKNTGLSGARNTGIRHSQGEYIAFLDGDDLWLPEKLQKHIQHLEKSPTVGVSFSRSAFIDERGNLLNSYQMPILKNITPEILLHGNPVGNGSALVVRREVLEAIKFQNQLSDFQEYCYFDAQFRRAEDIELLLRIALETSWQIEGIPEALTLYRVNSQGLSANWQEQLHSWEKVISKTKSYAPELVTRWEKSARAYQLQILARSTIRQKAGSVAVKLFNKALITYWPVMIKMPHKIILTGVAAYLLWLLPNRFYSSFEKVALKGLEIVQRLYIFRQVSKNTIS; this is encoded by the coding sequence ATGAAAAAATTTTCGGTTATAATTCCTGCCTACAATGTTGAAAAATACATTGCTAAAACTATTCAATCTGTCCTAGAACAAACTTATCAAAATTTTGAGCTATTAATTGTTAATGATGGCTCTTTGGACAGAACCTTAGAAATTTGTCAACAATTTACAGACTCAAGACTTAAAATTATTTCTCAAAAGAATACTGGACTATCAGGAGCAAGAAATACAGGAATTCGCCATTCTCAAGGAGAATACATAGCCTTTTTAGATGGAGATGATCTTTGGCTACCTGAAAAGCTACAAAAACATATTCAACATTTAGAAAAGTCTCCAACAGTAGGGGTGAGTTTTAGTCGCTCTGCTTTTATTGATGAAAGAGGAAATTTGTTAAATAGCTATCAAATGCCTATTCTTAAAAATATTACTCCAGAAATATTACTACATGGTAATCCAGTGGGCAATGGATCAGCTTTAGTCGTTCGTAGAGAGGTTTTGGAGGCAATTAAATTTCAAAATCAACTTTCTGATTTTCAAGAATATTGTTATTTTGATGCTCAATTTCGCCGTGCAGAAGACATTGAATTGTTGTTAAGAATTGCTCTGGAGACTTCTTGGCAAATAGAAGGAATTCCAGAAGCTTTAACCTTATACCGAGTAAATTCCCAAGGTCTTTCCGCTAATTGGCAAGAACAATTACATTCTTGGGAAAAAGTGATTAGTAAAACTAAATCTTATGCCCCAGAATTAGTAACTCGATGGGAAAAATCAGCTAGGGCTTATCAATTGCAAATTTTAGCCCGTTCTACAATCCGTCAAAAAGCGGGTTCTGTGGCTGTGAAATTATTTAACAAAGCGTTAATAACCTACTGGCCGGTTATGATCAAAATGCCACATAAAATAATACTTACAGGAGTAGCGGCTTATTTACTTTGGCTTCTTCCTAATCGATTTTACTCGTCTTTTGAAAAAGTCGCTTTAAAAGGTCTAGAAATTGTTCAAAGACTATACATTTTTAGGCAGGTGTCAAAAAACACAATCTCTTAG